The nucleotide sequence ATCACGATTTCCGCGCGGCGAGTCTTGACGTTCAAGCCGAGCCAGGTGCTTCGCTCGGCGCTCAAGGATGTGGACGTGACGCCCGAGTCGAATCCGACGTCGGGCGGAATCGAATAACGGAAGGGAGCCCGCGTGGGCGAAGCGGTCAAAATTCCCGAGAAGCTCTACTTCAAGATCGGCGAGGTCAGCGATCTCACCGGCGTGAAGCCTTATGTGCTTCGCTATTGGGAATCCGAATTCAATATCGTCCGGCCGAGCAAGACGCCGTCCAACCAGCGCCTTTACAAGAGGCGCGAGGTGGAATTGATCCTCGAGATCAAGCGCCTGCTTTACGAAGAGAAGTTCACCATCGCCGGCGCGAAAAAAGCGCTCGTCGAGCGGACAAAGCCGCGTGTCGCGCCGCGACCGGTCGCCGCCGCTCCGCGAAAACCCGAAGACGTTTATCGTCAGGCGCTCATCGAACTGCGGCGCCG is from bacterium and encodes:
- a CDS encoding MerR family transcriptional regulator translates to MGEAVKIPEKLYFKIGEVSDLTGVKPYVLRYWESEFNIVRPSKTPSNQRLYKRREVELILEIKRLLYEEKFTIAGAKKALVERTKPRVAPRPVAAAPRKPEDVYRQALIELRRRIVAIKELVEDR